One Defluviitoga tunisiensis genomic window carries:
- a CDS encoding ABC transporter permease: protein MKNRRMFSLISIFTKDTFRNWMEVFFTLLLPILLLLLFGTIFGTEASSSTKEYKIGIVGDVDETIINSIPYKVVFFEDKNSITMALNENIINIGLLLNHENNELTFIQKEPDMNDETIIFIKLELQNILKKHYAGIKEDFINVEFIETSIGENQENPLDFIITGVIGLSLLSGGMFSMINVFGRYKKNGLIKRFLASPIKPFEFTLSASVSKLFFNFLSMFIIIILGKYLFSLNYNFNWLSLFCVFISSSIGMMGLGLLLLLIFKDPAIASEAATILYVAMTFFSGVYFPIEFLPKAIRWISNFLPVKYVADLIRFSGNIKQMTLNNFLVINLILFVIGFFLIFVSSKIFLKEE, encoded by the coding sequence ATGAAAAATAGACGGATGTTTTCTTTAATAAGTATTTTTACTAAAGACACTTTTAGAAATTGGATGGAAGTATTTTTTACCCTTCTTTTGCCTATACTTTTGCTATTATTATTTGGAACTATTTTCGGTACTGAAGCTTCTTCCAGTACTAAAGAATATAAAATTGGAATAGTTGGAGATGTTGATGAAACAATAATTAATTCAATTCCTTACAAAGTAGTATTTTTTGAAGACAAAAATAGCATTACAATGGCCTTAAATGAAAACATAATTAATATAGGTTTATTATTAAATCATGAAAATAATGAATTAACTTTTATCCAAAAAGAACCAGATATGAATGATGAAACAATAATATTTATAAAATTAGAACTACAAAATATACTTAAAAAGCATTATGCTGGAATAAAAGAAGATTTTATAAATGTAGAGTTTATAGAAACTTCTATTGGAGAGAACCAAGAGAATCCTCTAGATTTTATTATAACAGGAGTAATAGGCTTGTCTTTATTGTCGGGCGGAATGTTTTCAATGATCAATGTTTTTGGAAGATATAAAAAAAATGGATTGATAAAAAGATTTTTAGCATCTCCAATAAAACCCTTTGAATTTACCTTATCAGCATCTGTATCTAAACTTTTTTTTAATTTTTTATCAATGTTTATCATCATTATTTTAGGTAAATATTTGTTTAGTTTAAATTATAATTTTAATTGGTTGTCTCTCTTTTGCGTGTTTATTTCTTCTTCAATTGGAATGATGGGACTTGGATTGTTACTCCTTCTGATATTTAAAGATCCTGCAATTGCAAGTGAAGCTGCTACCATTCTTTATGTTGCTATGACTTTCTTTTCGGGAGTTTATTTTCCTATAGAATTTTTACCTAAAGCAATTCGCTGGATAAGCAATTTTTTACCAGTAAAATATGTTGCAGATTTGATAAGATTTTCTGGTAATATTAAACAAATGACATTAAATAATTTTTTAGTTATTAATTTGATATTATTTGTTATTGGTTTTTTTCTTATTTTCGTTTCATCTAAAATTTTTTTGAAAGAGGAATAA
- a CDS encoding NAD(P)/FAD-dependent oxidoreductase, with translation MKYETDVVVIGAGGGGLAAAISASKAGAQVILIEREDDSGGVLNQCIHNGFGLHYFRKDLTGPEFKESLQEELEKTNVTVLKSTFVLEVTRDKKILFVNKNGINEIKTKSLVMATGARERHFNSLAIPGDRVSGIFTAGVAQKYINLQNLKPANKALILGSGDIGLIMARRLHLEGIEVEGVVEILPYPGGLERNVQQCLRDYNIPLYLSHTVTRVEGDKRLNRVYVSQVDENRNIIPNTEKIFEVDALITSVGLIPSIKPVEFVQTAPGFVTSNTNQTSEDWIFAAGNCTVVFDLVDFVAREGEKAGKYAALYAKKEYLPQELIKIKKGENINILHPSYIDPEEKSKLYIRVSKVFDKAEIVVEPLGIKIIEEEARPSEMIEISLKPFQDSKIKEIEVKAHGIS, from the coding sequence ATGAAATATGAAACCGATGTAGTTGTTATAGGAGCTGGTGGTGGAGGATTAGCAGCGGCAATATCTGCAAGTAAAGCCGGGGCACAAGTTATATTAATTGAAAGGGAAGATGATTCTGGAGGCGTATTAAATCAATGTATACATAACGGTTTTGGATTACATTACTTTAGAAAAGATTTAACCGGTCCTGAATTTAAAGAATCTCTTCAAGAAGAGCTAGAAAAGACAAATGTAACTGTTTTAAAGAGTACTTTTGTTCTAGAAGTAACCCGAGATAAAAAAATACTTTTTGTGAATAAAAACGGAATAAATGAAATAAAAACTAAATCATTGGTTATGGCAACAGGAGCAAGAGAAAGACATTTTAATTCATTAGCTATACCTGGTGACAGAGTCAGCGGTATTTTTACAGCAGGTGTTGCCCAAAAATATATAAATCTACAAAACTTAAAGCCAGCAAACAAGGCTTTAATACTTGGGTCTGGAGATATTGGATTAATAATGGCAAGAAGACTGCATTTAGAAGGAATAGAAGTAGAAGGGGTAGTAGAGATATTACCTTATCCTGGAGGACTAGAAAGAAATGTTCAACAATGCTTACGAGATTATAATATCCCTTTATATCTATCCCATACTGTGACAAGAGTAGAGGGAGATAAACGACTTAATAGAGTATATGTTTCTCAGGTAGATGAAAACAGAAACATAATTCCAAATACAGAAAAAATTTTTGAGGTAGATGCACTAATAACCTCTGTAGGGCTAATTCCATCTATAAAACCTGTCGAATTTGTACAAACTGCGCCTGGTTTTGTAACTTCGAATACTAATCAAACTTCAGAAGACTGGATTTTTGCTGCAGGAAATTGTACAGTCGTGTTTGACTTGGTTGATTTTGTTGCAAGAGAAGGCGAAAAAGCTGGAAAGTATGCTGCTCTTTATGCTAAAAAAGAGTATCTTCCACAAGAATTAATAAAAATCAAGAAGGGAGAAAATATTAACATACTACACCCTTCATACATTGACCCCGAAGAAAAATCCAAACTTTATATCAGAGTCTCTAAAGTATTTGATAAAGCAGAAATTGTTGTAGAACCTTTAGGAATAAAAATTATAGAGGAAGAAGCAAGGCCTTCCGAAATGATTGAAATTTCATTAAAACCTTTTCAAGATTCAAAAATAAAAGAAATTGAGGTGAAAGCCCATGGAATTAGTTAA
- a CDS encoding MATE family efflux transporter, with product MEVYKRIIKISLPIALQQVIFTSVNFVDTLMIGALGEVAIAAVGLSNQVFFLYNLILFGLVSGGGIFFAQYWGKQEEEGLSRSVALTIISALFFSIPFFVLSFFYPNLVLNFFSPDIEVINLGAVYLKIIALSFPLFAISLVTSFMLRSIKKVHIPLIITIIELSSNIFLNYLLIFGKLGFPTLGVKGAAIATLIARLIGCISSVLIVYLRKMPGRIYFRHFREITPKFFKSYFHYAIPTMANEFAWSLGVTMYSIVYAHMGTNVIAAQRVMATIEGFATSITFSIANAASVIIGNMLGTSRYEEAYDVSKKALKLAELISIFAAIICIIITFFIVELFDVSEEVKKMVRITITISMSFLPIKLFNGMNVVGFLRAGGDTRFSFIVEGSTLWFIGVPLSAIGGLVLNLSFPVVYLLTMTEEVIKSIILYFRYKSKKWLNNVLE from the coding sequence GTGGAAGTCTATAAAAGAATAATTAAGATTTCTCTTCCTATAGCTTTACAACAAGTTATCTTTACAAGTGTCAACTTTGTGGATACTCTAATGATAGGGGCACTAGGAGAGGTGGCTATAGCTGCTGTTGGACTTTCTAATCAAGTTTTTTTCTTATATAACTTAATACTGTTTGGTCTAGTTTCAGGAGGCGGAATCTTTTTTGCTCAATATTGGGGAAAACAAGAAGAAGAAGGTCTATCCCGTTCTGTTGCATTGACGATCATTTCAGCTTTATTCTTTTCTATTCCATTCTTTGTATTAAGCTTTTTTTATCCTAATTTGGTCTTAAATTTTTTTAGCCCAGATATAGAAGTTATTAATCTTGGAGCCGTTTATTTAAAAATTATTGCCCTAAGTTTCCCATTATTTGCGATTTCATTGGTAACTTCTTTTATGCTAAGAAGCATTAAAAAAGTCCACATACCTTTGATTATTACAATCATAGAATTATCTTCAAATATATTTCTCAATTACCTTCTTATTTTTGGTAAGCTTGGATTTCCGACTTTAGGTGTAAAAGGAGCTGCTATAGCAACTTTAATTGCAAGATTAATAGGATGTATTTCTTCGGTTTTAATAGTATACCTAAGAAAAATGCCTGGTAGGATATATTTCAGACACTTTAGAGAAATAACCCCTAAATTCTTTAAAAGTTATTTTCACTATGCTATTCCTACAATGGCAAATGAATTTGCATGGTCTTTAGGAGTTACTATGTATTCAATTGTTTATGCTCATATGGGAACGAATGTAATAGCGGCTCAGAGAGTGATGGCCACTATCGAAGGTTTTGCAACTTCAATCACTTTCTCTATAGCCAATGCTGCTTCCGTAATAATTGGTAATATGCTTGGCACATCGCGCTATGAAGAAGCCTATGATGTTTCTAAAAAAGCCTTAAAGTTAGCCGAACTAATAAGCATTTTTGCTGCTATAATATGTATTATAATTACTTTTTTCATTGTCGAATTATTTGATGTTTCAGAAGAAGTTAAGAAGATGGTAAGAATAACAATTACAATTTCTATGAGTTTTCTACCAATAAAATTATTTAATGGAATGAATGTAGTCGGATTTTTAAGAGCAGGCGGTGACACCAGATTCTCCTTTATTGTAGAAGGTTCAACTTTATGGTTTATAGGTGTTCCATTATCCGCAATTGGAGGTTTAGTCTTGAACCTGAGCTTCCCTGTTGTATATCTCCTTACTATGACAGAAGAAGTGATTAAGTCCATAATCCTTTATTTTAGGTATAAAAGCAAAAAATGGTTAAATAACGTATTAGAATGA
- a CDS encoding ABC transporter ATP-binding protein: MEEVVVKVNNLKKQYKDVKAVDDVSFYVKKKEIVAILGPNGAGKTTTLEILEGLRKRDEGEIYYFGEKVDQIDSNIKEKIGVQLQSTVFFQNLTVIETLRAFAGLYQKSLEVEKVLTDFNLEEKKRSRISKLSGGQLQRLALATAVINDPEILFLDEPTTGLDPQARRNTWQIISNLRNSGKTIILTTHYMEEAEFLADRVYIFDQGKIIAEGSVSELVNSLGMNSIISFKINSNGNFDDISEKLFDEIDLKVSKNENFYRIETVDLENALLKIFEEARMKKFDISDMIIRKPNLEDVFLKLTGKRLRD, encoded by the coding sequence ATGGAAGAAGTTGTTGTAAAAGTAAACAATCTAAAAAAACAGTACAAAGATGTAAAAGCCGTCGATGACGTCTCTTTTTATGTCAAAAAGAAAGAAATTGTTGCTATCCTGGGTCCAAATGGCGCTGGAAAAACAACAACTCTTGAAATATTAGAAGGGTTGAGAAAAAGAGATGAGGGTGAAATATACTACTTTGGTGAAAAAGTAGATCAAATTGACTCAAATATAAAAGAAAAAATAGGTGTACAATTGCAAAGCACTGTTTTTTTCCAGAATTTAACTGTTATAGAAACACTTAGAGCTTTTGCTGGTCTATATCAAAAAAGTCTCGAAGTTGAAAAGGTTCTTACTGACTTTAATCTTGAAGAAAAAAAGCGCAGTAGAATTTCAAAACTTTCAGGAGGTCAATTACAGAGACTTGCTTTAGCTACGGCTGTAATTAACGATCCTGAGATACTTTTTCTTGACGAACCTACAACAGGTTTAGACCCACAAGCACGAAGAAATACTTGGCAAATAATCTCTAATTTAAGAAATTCAGGTAAAACTATAATATTAACAACCCACTATATGGAAGAGGCAGAATTTTTAGCAGATAGAGTTTATATATTTGATCAAGGAAAAATTATTGCAGAGGGCTCGGTTAGTGAACTCGTTAATTCTTTAGGAATGAATTCAATAATATCTTTCAAAATCAATTCAAATGGCAATTTTGATGACATTAGCGAAAAACTATTTGATGAAATTGATCTTAAAGTCAGTAAAAATGAGAATTTTTATAGAATAGAAACTGTAGATCTTGAAAATGCTCTTTTAAAAATATTCGAAGAAGCAAGAATGAAAAAGTTTGATATATCAGATATGATTATTAGAAAACCAAATTTAGAAGATGTTTTTTTAAAGCTAACTGGTAAACGGTTGAGAGACTAG
- the pruA gene encoding L-glutamate gamma-semialdehyde dehydrogenase — MNNSIPIFDEPTNEPVLNYEPESKERKNLIQKLKELKNKELEIPIIIGGKEVKTGNIGKCVMPHEHNYILAYYHKAGEKEVQLAIENSLKARKIWDEFSWVDRISIFKKAADLLSTKWRSTLNAATMLCQSKNAYQAEIDAACELTDFFRFNSYYATKIYLDQPKSVEGVWNRMEYRPLEGFIFAVTPFNFTSISGNLPTAPAIMGNTSLWKPASSAVYSAYFVIKLLQEAGLPDGVINFIPGDGSKIGDLVLDDPNLAGIHFTGSTSTFQNMWKKIGNNIDKYKSYPRIVGETGGKDFVVAHESANINVLVSALIRGAFEYQGQKCSAVSRAYIPRNIWAQVKNKLIEDLKDIKIGSPEDFSNFMNAVIDKKAFDKITSYIEYAKNGHDSEIIFGGNYDDSIGYFIEPTVILTNNPKSKTMQEEIFGPVLTVYVYDPSDFEKILKLCDETSPYGLTGAIISQDRDAIIKAERELANAAGNFYINDKPTGAVVGQQPFGGSRASGTNDKAGTIINLLRWVSARAIKENFVPAEDFRYPFMKEE, encoded by the coding sequence TTGAACAATTCTATTCCAATATTTGATGAACCTACCAATGAACCTGTTTTAAATTATGAGCCGGAAAGTAAAGAAAGAAAAAATTTAATACAAAAGCTAAAAGAGCTTAAGAACAAAGAATTAGAAATTCCTATAATAATAGGTGGAAAGGAAGTAAAAACAGGTAATATAGGTAAATGTGTAATGCCCCATGAACATAACTATATTCTTGCGTACTATCACAAAGCTGGTGAAAAAGAAGTTCAGCTAGCTATTGAAAATTCTTTAAAAGCCAGAAAAATATGGGACGAGTTTTCATGGGTAGATAGAATTTCTATATTTAAGAAGGCAGCAGACCTTTTGTCTACAAAGTGGAGAAGCACTTTAAATGCTGCAACAATGCTTTGCCAAAGTAAAAACGCTTATCAAGCAGAAATTGACGCAGCTTGTGAATTAACAGATTTTTTTAGATTTAACTCTTACTACGCTACAAAAATATATTTAGATCAACCAAAATCTGTTGAAGGCGTTTGGAATAGGATGGAGTACAGACCTTTGGAAGGATTTATATTCGCAGTAACACCTTTTAATTTTACTTCAATATCTGGTAACTTACCAACAGCTCCGGCAATTATGGGAAATACCTCTCTATGGAAACCAGCTTCTTCAGCAGTGTATTCTGCCTATTTTGTTATCAAATTGCTTCAGGAGGCTGGGTTACCTGATGGGGTTATTAATTTTATACCAGGTGATGGTTCAAAAATTGGAGATTTAGTTCTTGACGATCCGAACCTCGCTGGGATTCATTTTACCGGTTCAACTTCAACTTTTCAAAACATGTGGAAAAAAATTGGAAATAATATCGATAAATATAAATCTTATCCAAGGATAGTTGGAGAAACAGGAGGAAAAGATTTTGTCGTTGCACATGAATCAGCTAATATTAATGTGCTTGTATCCGCATTAATAAGAGGTGCATTTGAATATCAAGGTCAGAAATGTTCAGCAGTATCAAGGGCTTATATACCAAGAAATATTTGGGCTCAAGTAAAAAATAAACTTATAGAGGATTTAAAAGATATAAAAATAGGATCTCCCGAAGATTTCTCTAATTTTATGAACGCAGTTATTGATAAAAAGGCCTTTGATAAAATAACAAGTTATATAGAATATGCTAAAAATGGCCATGATTCAGAAATTATTTTTGGAGGAAATTATGACGACTCTATTGGCTATTTTATCGAACCGACAGTGATTCTTACCAACAATCCTAAATCTAAAACTATGCAAGAAGAAATATTTGGGCCTGTTTTAACAGTATATGTATACGATCCTTCAGATTTTGAAAAAATTTTAAAACTTTGTGACGAAACGTCTCCATATGGTTTGACAGGGGCTATAATTTCTCAAGATAGAGACGCAATAATTAAGGCGGAAAGGGAGTTAGCGAACGCAGCGGGTAATTTTTATATTAACGATAAACCAACAGGTGCTGTTGTAGGACAACAACCCTTTGGAGGTTCTAGGGCATCTGGAACAAATGATAAGGCGGGAACTATTATAAATCTTTTAAGATGGGTTTCTGCACGTGCTATAAAAGAGAATTTTGTTCCTGCGGAGGATTTTAGATATCCTTTTATGAAAGAAGAATAA
- a CDS encoding glycerol-3-phosphate responsive antiterminator yields the protein MNNLKTLVKENTIIPGVRDLNDVVDATRTKSNIIFLLTGSILDLENIVRFVRKYGKKLIVNIDLVEGIAFDKKGIEYLAKKDLCDGIISTKNNLVRCAMKENLLTIQRVFLIDSGSLNSIKNLIDKSNEPDAFEILPAVAAPYFINNVKTNGIIIAGGLITKSSEAEELFKKGVRAISTSEKSLWL from the coding sequence ATGAATAATTTAAAAACATTAGTCAAAGAAAACACCATTATACCTGGAGTAAGAGACTTGAATGATGTTGTAGATGCTACAAGAACAAAGTCAAATATTATATTTTTACTTACAGGATCTATACTAGATTTAGAAAATATAGTAAGATTCGTTCGAAAATATGGGAAAAAATTGATAGTTAATATTGATTTAGTTGAAGGTATAGCTTTTGATAAAAAAGGTATCGAATATTTAGCTAAAAAAGATCTATGCGATGGAATCATCTCTACAAAGAATAATTTGGTTAGATGTGCTATGAAAGAAAATCTTCTAACTATTCAAAGAGTATTCTTAATTGACTCGGGTTCTCTTAATTCTATCAAAAATCTTATTGATAAAAGTAATGAACCAGACGCCTTTGAAATTCTTCCTGCAGTAGCCGCACCCTATTTTATCAACAACGTTAAAACTAACGGTATAATTATAGCAGGAGGGTTGATTACTAAAAGTTCTGAAGCTGAAGAATTATTTAAAAAGGGAGTCAGGGCTATATCAACGAGTGAAAAATCATTGTGGCTCTAA
- a CDS encoding NAD(P)/FAD-dependent oxidoreductase: MIAVIGGGIVGSLIAREINKYEKDVYLFEAKNGIGMGVTKGNSGIVHGGYDDPPGTLRAELCYMGNRLYDELSKELSIEVLRVGSHVVAFNNEEVSIIDEIEENAINNNVKEYKILDKNEILEMEPLLNQNVLKSFYCPIAGVTEPWEVAMQAARSLEINGGKVFKEKKLVEVNRKNNKYELIFEDASSYLADLVVNACGLYADEVAKLFGDNLPFIFPVKGEYFLFGKDIKYTNSVIFPTPTPLTKGCLVVPTVDGGFLAGPNARGVKSKKDFSTTPEGLLEVKEKSLKLIPSLDFSKNIVKVFAGLRPETQKKDFYIDVGEHGNVIHVSGIRSPGLTAAPAIAKYVVEFLITEKMHIGLRKREDYISHVGKIPHLVETNLNYWEKVIEEDSEAGEMICFCNKVTKKEIKEAIKNGARTVDDIKFATRASFGECQGSFCTSKILKIISEETHISPQDIQQNEKGSWIIASEVRSI, from the coding sequence TTGATAGCTGTAATAGGAGGAGGCATAGTTGGTTCTTTAATAGCCAGAGAGATAAACAAATATGAAAAAGACGTGTATTTGTTCGAGGCTAAAAATGGAATAGGAATGGGTGTTACAAAAGGAAATTCAGGGATAGTTCATGGTGGGTATGACGATCCTCCAGGTACTTTAAGGGCCGAACTATGTTATATGGGAAATAGACTATATGATGAATTATCAAAAGAACTATCAATAGAAGTTTTAAGAGTGGGATCTCATGTTGTAGCCTTCAATAATGAAGAAGTTAGCATAATAGACGAAATTGAAGAAAATGCTATAAACAATAATGTTAAAGAATATAAAATATTAGATAAAAATGAAATACTAGAAATGGAACCTCTTTTGAACCAAAATGTATTGAAATCCTTTTATTGTCCAATTGCTGGCGTAACAGAGCCTTGGGAAGTAGCCATGCAAGCAGCAAGATCTCTTGAAATAAATGGTGGAAAAGTATTTAAAGAGAAAAAACTTGTTGAGGTAAACAGAAAAAACAATAAATATGAATTAATTTTTGAGGATGCCAGTTCATATTTAGCAGATTTAGTAGTTAATGCATGTGGTTTATATGCTGATGAAGTTGCTAAACTTTTTGGAGACAACTTACCTTTTATCTTCCCTGTAAAAGGAGAATATTTTCTTTTTGGAAAAGATATTAAATATACTAATTCTGTTATTTTTCCAACACCCACTCCTTTAACAAAAGGATGCCTAGTTGTTCCAACAGTTGATGGAGGATTTTTGGCTGGTCCTAATGCTCGTGGGGTAAAATCAAAAAAAGATTTTTCAACAACCCCCGAAGGTCTTCTAGAAGTAAAAGAAAAATCATTAAAATTAATCCCTTCTTTAGACTTTTCAAAAAATATTGTAAAAGTTTTTGCTGGTTTACGTCCTGAAACTCAAAAAAAAGATTTCTATATAGATGTAGGAGAACACGGCAATGTTATACATGTTTCAGGTATTCGATCACCTGGTTTAACTGCTGCTCCTGCAATTGCCAAATATGTAGTTGAATTTTTAATAACCGAAAAAATGCATATAGGGCTAAGAAAAAGGGAAGACTACATAAGTCATGTTGGAAAAATTCCCCATTTAGTAGAAACCAACCTAAATTATTGGGAAAAAGTAATTGAAGAAGATTCTGAAGCTGGAGAAATGATATGTTTCTGTAACAAAGTCACAAAAAAAGAGATTAAAGAAGCTATAAAAAATGGAGCAAGAACAGTTGATGATATAAAATTTGCAACTAGAGCATCATTTGGAGAATGCCAAGGAAGTTTTTGCACATCTAAAATTCTAAAAATAATATCTGAGGAAACACATATATCTCCTCAAGATATTCAACAAAATGAAAAAGGATCTTGGATAATTGCATCAGAGGTGAGGTCAATATGA
- a CDS encoding DUF1667 domain-containing protein, producing the protein MELVNHKKKKIVCVNCPLGCKINVIYADADEIEIFEAKGNRCKRGLEYVKQELTDPLRVVVTSVKVENGEVPLASVRSTKPVPLRLMNDIMEILKNTKVTAPVKRGDIIISNILDTGSDIIITRSVNKIN; encoded by the coding sequence ATGGAATTAGTTAATCACAAAAAGAAAAAGATAGTGTGCGTTAACTGTCCTCTTGGCTGTAAAATAAATGTAATTTATGCTGATGCAGATGAAATCGAAATATTCGAAGCAAAAGGGAATAGATGTAAAAGAGGCTTGGAATACGTTAAACAAGAACTTACAGATCCCCTAAGGGTAGTTGTTACAAGCGTAAAGGTCGAAAATGGAGAAGTACCTTTAGCTTCAGTCAGATCCACCAAACCGGTCCCTTTAAGATTAATGAACGATATTATGGAAATACTAAAAAATACTAAAGTTACCGCACCTGTTAAAAGAGGAGACATAATTATAAGCAATATTTTAGATACAGGAAGTGATATAATAATAACAAGAAGTGTGAATAAAATAAACTAA
- a CDS encoding ABC transporter permease, with translation MKKIINLTKLFFINSSREFAVPFWTIIFPSLFFLLFTSIFENIGNVENMDFKIGVYYEQSLQGIAKNTFDEVFSSSQFSNTPFTMIEYDSFEKGLDNLKKSKINALVVFPENFNLLNVKFFIKDLEVPKLKVYYTNENSSVYAKNIFGVFIDEINTRMSTKGEGVPLTVKEEIIGMDSSQPYRYRDYLFPAIILMSVLTVAVFNMPFDFSFNVEKGIFKKLSSSPIKGGEFFVSFLLSHIILLIMSLIVLYIEAYLFNVSTNIYKPSFIGYTFFSIMIILSVGLFLSSLYKNMGAAGAISQLIYQATIFLSGFYFDVTNSPWIIRWYVYFNPVTYLVDGMRKIMLGSSISLVNILVPVIWMISSILIFSLTFKGMVYNEK, from the coding sequence ATGAAAAAAATTATTAATTTAACAAAACTCTTTTTTATAAATTCTTCAAGGGAGTTTGCTGTTCCTTTTTGGACTATTATATTTCCCTCGCTTTTCTTCCTACTCTTTACAAGTATTTTCGAGAATATTGGAAACGTTGAAAATATGGACTTTAAAATAGGCGTATATTATGAACAATCTTTACAAGGTATTGCAAAAAATACTTTTGACGAGGTCTTTTCTTCATCACAATTTAGTAATACCCCGTTCACGATGATTGAATATGATTCTTTTGAAAAAGGTTTAGACAACTTAAAAAAATCTAAAATAAATGCACTTGTAGTTTTCCCGGAAAATTTCAATCTATTAAATGTAAAGTTTTTTATCAAAGATTTAGAAGTACCCAAATTGAAAGTATACTATACTAATGAAAATTCTTCAGTGTATGCTAAAAACATATTCGGCGTATTCATAGATGAAATAAATACTAGGATGTCTACTAAAGGTGAAGGAGTTCCATTAACAGTTAAAGAAGAAATCATAGGAATGGATTCATCACAACCTTATAGATATAGAGATTACCTGTTCCCGGCTATCATTCTTATGTCTGTTTTAACAGTAGCAGTTTTTAATATGCCTTTTGATTTTTCTTTCAACGTAGAAAAAGGTATTTTTAAAAAATTAAGCTCTTCACCTATAAAAGGTGGCGAATTTTTTGTCAGCTTCCTACTCTCACATATTATCTTATTAATAATGTCACTAATTGTATTATATATTGAAGCATATCTTTTTAATGTTAGTACAAATATTTACAAACCTAGTTTTATTGGTTATACATTTTTCTCTATTATGATAATTTTAAGTGTGGGGCTTTTTCTTTCTTCATTGTACAAAAATATGGGAGCTGCAGGAGCAATCTCTCAACTAATATATCAAGCTACAATATTTTTGAGCGGTTTTTATTTTGATGTAACTAATTCACCTTGGATAATACGATGGTATGTTTATTTCAATCCAGTAACCTATTTAGTTGACGGAATGAGAAAGATAATGCTCGGAAGTTCTATTTCCTTGGTTAATATTCTTGTACCTGTTATATGGATGATTTCTTCCATCTTGATATTTTCTTTGACTTTTAAGGGGATGGTATACAATGAAAAATAG
- a CDS encoding phospholipase C/P1 nuclease family protein, whose product MKKSLLSFLVLLIFATSLLSWSGHAAYTYYIIQDIPDIDKRVSITEYSYKEDREYNLEFLILEDVAGKRKFIDVPYGIDIPPDPPPINNQLPVWQILSIYSPEPDFGMDEGLKLHPLQGLIGNSQGVRHMRYKIGILKAFEADKSFLYFVNMSKQAFENGDEYWGYRFLARAIHFIEDLSQPYHNSPGTFFEMIGAAFSKNKANKLNNAHYLMDDYLIYLLFYSDAAAKEVILGAKPIFFDSYEDYVKEVMNYTLDKFPIIHKEIKNAFGDKLESPVSLVDIENADKDGKLVKIKSETLSILSYSSSVIKGFLLDFLNSVGEI is encoded by the coding sequence ATGAAAAAAAGTTTATTGTCTTTTCTAGTTCTTCTTATATTTGCAACTAGTTTACTTTCATGGAGTGGGCATGCCGCTTATACGTATTATATAATTCAAGATATACCAGATATAGACAAACGAGTATCCATAACAGAGTATAGTTACAAAGAGGATAGGGAATATAATTTGGAATTTCTAATTCTTGAAGATGTTGCTGGAAAAAGAAAATTTATAGATGTACCATACGGGATAGATATTCCTCCAGATCCCCCACCAATAAATAACCAACTTCCTGTTTGGCAAATTTTATCAATATACTCACCTGAACCGGATTTTGGAATGGATGAAGGATTAAAACTTCATCCATTGCAAGGTCTGATAGGTAATAGCCAGGGAGTAAGACACATGAGATATAAAATAGGGATTTTGAAGGCTTTTGAAGCAGATAAATCTTTCTTATACTTTGTGAATATGTCAAAACAAGCCTTTGAAAACGGTGACGAATATTGGGGATACAGATTTCTCGCTCGCGCTATTCATTTCATTGAAGATCTTTCACAGCCTTATCATAATTCTCCCGGAACATTTTTTGAAATGATTGGAGCAGCTTTTAGCAAAAATAAAGCAAACAAACTAAATAATGCTCATTATTTAATGGATGATTATCTTATTTATCTTTTATTTTATTCTGATGCCGCTGCAAAAGAAGTTATATTGGGTGCGAAACCTATATTCTTTGACAGTTATGAAGATTATGTAAAAGAGGTTATGAATTATACTTTAGACAAATTCCCCATTATACACAAGGAGATTAAAAATGCTTTTGGAGACAAACTTGAAAGTCCAGTTAGTTTAGTGGACATAGAAAATGCTGATAAAGACGGTAAATTAGTGAAGATAAAATCCGAAACCTTAAGCATTTTATCTTATTCTTCCTCTGTTATAAAAGGATTTTTACTTGATTTTTTGAATTCTGTTGGTGAAATTTGA